The proteins below are encoded in one region of Carettochelys insculpta isolate YL-2023 chromosome 32, ASM3395843v1, whole genome shotgun sequence:
- the LOC142004658 gene encoding olfactory receptor 4E1-like, producing MVVQNDSRVSEFVLSGLNTNHAMEMVLFAVFTVIYMLILMGNTLIIFTIACDWGLHTPMYFFLSNLSFADVCHASVVIPKMLADFLVGRKTISFGGCIAQMFFLHLFACTEIFLLTIMAYDQYVAICNPRHYSTGMRHRSCLKLAVAMWLGGLVHSVALSSLTLSLPCRGPNAIDNFFCDAPLVIRLACADTRVFEVLINSNSGLISVVCFVVLVGSYAVILLSLRNPSSEGRHKALSTCAAHLTVVTLCLGHCIFIYLRPAKSLAADKVVSVFFTAVAPLLSPISYTLRNEDMQQALRKLWGRQDNSRGK from the coding sequence ATGGTGGTGCAGAATGACAGCAGGGTGAGTGAGTTTGTCCTCTCTGGCTTAAACACTAACCATGCCATGGAAATGGTCCTATTCGCTGTCTTCACAGTCATCTACATGTTGATCCTGATGGGGAACACACTCATCATCTTCACCATTGCCTGTGACTGGGGcctgcacacccccatgtacttcttcctcagCAACCTCTCTTTCGCTGATGTCTGCCACGCCTCCGTGGTGATTCCCAAGATGCTGGCTGACTTCCTTGTGGGGAGGAAGACCATCTCCTTCGGTGGATGCATCGCCCAGATGTTCTTCCTCCACCTCTTCGCGTGCACTGAGATCTTCCTTCTCACCATCATGGCCTATGACCAATACGTGGCCATCTGCAACCCCAGGCACTACAGCACTGGCATGAGACACAGGAGCTGCCTGAAGCTGGCCGTGGCCATGTGGCTGGGCGGGCTGGTCCACTCCGTAGCCCTGAGTTCCCTGACTCTAAGCCTCCCATGCCGTGGCCCCAACGCCATCGATAACTTCTTCTGTGACGCCCCATTGGTCATCAGATTGGCCTGTGCCGACACACGTGTCTTTGAGGTGCTCATCAACTCCAACTCAGGGCTCATCTCTGTGGTCTGCTTCGTGGTGCTGGTGGGCTCCTACGCAGTCATCCTCCTCTCCCTGAGGAACCCCTCCTCTGAGGGGAGGCACAAGGCCCTTTCCACCTGCGCTGCCCACTTGACGGTGGTGACGCTCTGCCTGGGCCACTGCATCTTCATCTACCTCAGGCCAGCCAAGAGCCTGGCCGCAGACAAGGTGGTGTCGGTGTTCTTCACAGCAGTCGCCCCGCTGCTCAGCCCCATCAGCTACACCCTGAGGAACGAAGATATGCAGCAAGCCCTGCGCAAACTTTGGGGCAGGCAGGACAACTCCAGAGGCAAATGA
- the LOC142004648 gene encoding LOW QUALITY PROTEIN: olfactory receptor 4E2-like (The sequence of the model RefSeq protein was modified relative to this genomic sequence to represent the inferred CDS: inserted 2 bases in 1 codon) yields the protein MDGENITMVTHFVLLGLTESQELQLALFALFSVAYLLILAGNSLIVATVVNDRRLHTPMYFFLGNLSFIDVCHASVTAPKMLADLLSREKTISFEGCVAQLFFLHLFACAEIFLLTIMAYDRYVAICHPLQYPTLMSLHVCNWLVGALWSGATIHSLVQTVLTIQLPYCSSNVIDSFFCDVLPVIKLACTDTYLTGVLIVSNSGLISLTCFLALVGSYLVILXSLRRQSAEGRRKALSTCVSHLVVVALFFGPCIFIYSRPTSSFSLDKVVSIFYTVVTPALNPVIYTLRNQEVKGAMKKLSERKVFLGWK from the exons ATGGATGGGGAGAACATCACCATGGTGACACACTTCGTGTTGCTTGGCCTCACcgagagccaggagctgcagctagcCCTCTTCGCCCTCTTCTCCGTTGCTTACCTGCTCATCCTGGCCGGGAACAGCCTCATCGTGGCGACGGTCGTCAATGACCGGCGcctgcacacccccatgtactttttCCTGGGGAATCTCTCGTTCATTGATGTCTGCCACGCCTCGGTCACGGCCCCCAAGATGCTGGCTGACCTCCTCTCCAGGGAGAAGACCATCTCCTTTGAGGGCTGCGTGGCCCAGCTCTTCTTCCTCCACCTCTTCGCCTGCGCCGAGATCTTCCTCCTGACCatcatggcctacgaccgctacgtggccatctgtcACCCACTGCAGTACCCCACCCTCATGAGCCTGCATGTCTGCAACTGGCTGGTGGGGGCCCTGTGGTCTGGAGCCACCATCCATTCCCTGGTGCAGACCGTGCTCACCATCCAGCTGCCCTACTGCAGCTCCAACGTCATCGACAGCTTCTTCTGTGATGTGCTGCCCGTCATCAAGCTGGCCTGCACTGACACCTACCTGACAGGGGTGCTGATCGTCTCCAACAGCGGCCTGATCTCTCTCACCTGCTTCCTGGCCCTGGTGGGTTCCTACCTGGTCATCCT GTCTCTGAGGCGCCAGAGTGCTGAGGGACGGCGCAAAGCCCTCTCTACCTGCGTCTCCCACTTGGTGGTGGTGGCGCTGTTCTTCGGGCCCTGCATCTTCATCTACAGCcgccccacctccagcttctcGCTGGACAAGGTGGTGTCAATCTTCTACACGGTGGTGACCCCGGCGCTCAACCCAGTGATCTACACCCTGCGGAACCAGGAGGTGAAGGGGGCCATGAAGAAGCTGAGTGAGAGAAAGGTCTTCCTCGGGTGGAAATAG